One genomic segment of Brevibacillus laterosporus LMG 15441 includes these proteins:
- a CDS encoding DoxX family protein codes for MHFTILLFQIVCIGLFSVSIFNKFTSSKTMVQHWNEYGYPMWLMYVTATCELIGFIGVIASFWIPAALKFSASIFIVIMIAALYAHIIRAKHKPITSLRAVIVLILCIIVVSG; via the coding sequence ATGCATTTCACTATTTTACTTTTCCAAATTGTATGTATTGGTTTGTTTTCCGTTTCGATTTTCAACAAATTCACAAGTTCAAAGACAATGGTTCAGCATTGGAATGAATATGGCTATCCAATGTGGCTCATGTACGTCACAGCCACTTGCGAATTAATCGGATTTATTGGAGTAATCGCTTCCTTTTGGATACCGGCGGCCTTGAAGTTTTCGGCTTCTATTTTTATTGTCATTATGATTGCCGCTCTGTACGCCCATATCATTAGAGCGAAGCATAAACCAATCACGTCACTTCGAGCTGTTATTGTACTTATCTTATGTATCATAGTAGTTTCCGGGTAA
- a CDS encoding MFS transporter, whose translation MLLDQKRSTLALLALAISAFAIGTTEFISVGLLPLIADDLNISVSTSALTVTLYALGVTFGAPILTSLTSGIPRKALLLWIMLVFIVGNTLAATANGIVVLLIARMISALSHGVFMSIGSTIAADLVPENRRASAIAFMFSGLTVATVTGVPLGTFIGQQLGWRAAFIGIVAVGILAFLANIILIPSDLRKGTKTPLREQLTLITNGRLLLAFLITAIGYGGTFVVFTYLSPLLHEITGFKETTVAIILLGYGIAIAIGNIIGGKAANRKPISALFYMFTIQSIILFVLTFTAPFKVVGLLTILLMGLLAFMNVPGLQVYVVMLAERYAPKAVDVASAMNIAAFNAGIAIGAYLGGLVTDKLGLIHTPWVGALMVLGAVLLTGLARALERKDKTTNKNELARL comes from the coding sequence ATGTTATTAGATCAAAAAAGAAGCACGTTGGCGCTCCTTGCGTTAGCGATTAGTGCATTTGCAATTGGAACAACAGAATTCATCAGTGTGGGACTACTTCCGCTTATCGCTGATGATTTAAATATATCTGTCTCAACATCCGCGTTAACCGTTACTTTATATGCATTAGGAGTTACCTTTGGAGCACCGATTTTAACCTCTCTAACCTCTGGCATCCCTCGCAAAGCCTTATTATTGTGGATCATGCTAGTGTTTATTGTAGGAAATACGCTTGCCGCCACTGCGAATGGAATTGTCGTATTGCTGATAGCAAGAATGATTTCCGCGTTGTCCCATGGTGTATTTATGTCAATCGGCTCCACTATCGCTGCTGATCTGGTACCAGAAAATCGCAGGGCTAGTGCAATCGCCTTTATGTTTTCAGGACTTACAGTAGCGACCGTCACTGGAGTTCCTTTAGGCACATTTATCGGACAGCAATTAGGTTGGCGTGCTGCTTTTATTGGAATCGTCGCAGTTGGCATCTTAGCTTTCCTAGCCAATATCATTTTAATTCCTTCCGATTTGCGTAAAGGGACCAAAACACCGCTGCGAGAACAGCTTACACTGATTACTAATGGAAGATTGCTTCTTGCCTTTCTCATTACCGCTATTGGGTATGGTGGCACTTTTGTCGTCTTTACGTATTTATCACCATTACTTCATGAAATAACTGGCTTTAAGGAAACGACCGTTGCCATTATTCTTCTTGGCTATGGAATTGCTATTGCGATTGGAAACATCATTGGTGGAAAGGCAGCCAACCGCAAACCTATTTCCGCCTTATTTTATATGTTTACTATACAATCCATCATACTGTTCGTCTTAACGTTCACCGCCCCGTTTAAAGTTGTCGGATTACTAACAATCCTGCTCATGGGCTTGTTAGCTTTTATGAACGTGCCCGGATTGCAGGTCTATGTCGTCATGTTAGCTGAACGTTATGCGCCGAAAGCAGTAGATGTAGCTTCGGCTATGAATATCGCCGCTTTCAACGCAGGTATCGCAATCGGAGCATACCTGGGCGGACTCGTTACTGACAAGCTTGGACTGATTCATACCCCCTGGGTAGGAGCATTGATGGTTTTAGGAGCCGTACTTTTAACAGGTTTGGCTCGTGCCTTGGAAAGAAAAGATAAGACTACCAACAAGAATGAGCTAGCTCGCCTGTAA
- a CDS encoding Crp/Fnr family transcriptional regulator, which translates to MRLHRGETLFRQGETGPLYHLKSGLLKVIRIHEDGTTTLVNIIVPNEIIPHHSLISPNPYFGTAIALITCEIEVLNAREWYQQLQNNPDRCRTIALQLQEKLRMMQHRIDQLTEVSAADKLRKLQAWFEFYIAPTTLTEVLTQDEIGQFIGLRRETVNRLLRAQSASKLDS; encoded by the coding sequence ATGAGATTGCATAGGGGTGAAACTCTATTTCGCCAAGGAGAAACCGGCCCGCTGTATCATCTGAAAAGCGGCCTGTTAAAAGTAATTCGGATTCATGAGGATGGAACGACAACTCTAGTAAATATCATTGTGCCTAATGAAATCATCCCACACCATTCTCTTATTAGTCCAAATCCTTATTTCGGTACGGCTATCGCACTTATCACTTGTGAGATCGAGGTTCTTAATGCGCGGGAGTGGTATCAACAGCTACAGAACAACCCGGACAGATGCCGAACCATTGCCTTACAGCTTCAGGAAAAGCTCCGTATGATGCAGCATCGGATCGATCAATTAACAGAAGTATCGGCCGCCGATAAATTGCGAAAGCTCCAAGCTTGGTTTGAGTTCTATATTGCTCCCACCACTTTGACCGAAGTGCTTACACAGGATGAGATCGGGCAATTTATCGGACTGCGCCGTGAGACTGTAAACAGATTATTGCGTGCTCAATCTGCCTCGAAACTGGATTCATAG
- a CDS encoding phosphoribosyltransferase family protein → MEKTYMLEIAGTTRHLPIIPITEKLSIASFVILGDTELVTAVAPLLAAKLPEVDVVITAEAKGIPLIHEVSRVLKMKKYYVARKSTKPYMQTPLINEVESITTQKKQVLCLDGADASEIAGKRVAIIDDVISTGKSLQAIEDLVIQAGGIVVARAAILAEGEAAERSDIVFLQELPLFSHEIE, encoded by the coding sequence ATGGAAAAGACTTATATGTTAGAAATAGCAGGGACTACTCGGCATTTACCAATTATTCCGATAACAGAAAAACTCAGCATTGCCAGCTTTGTCATTCTTGGGGATACAGAGCTGGTAACAGCAGTAGCCCCACTTCTTGCGGCAAAGCTTCCTGAAGTAGATGTAGTTATTACAGCAGAAGCCAAGGGGATTCCTCTCATTCATGAGGTATCGCGCGTGCTTAAAATGAAGAAGTACTATGTTGCTCGAAAAAGCACAAAGCCTTATATGCAAACGCCGTTAATTAATGAAGTAGAATCAATCACTACTCAGAAAAAGCAAGTTCTTTGCTTAGACGGAGCGGACGCCAGTGAAATCGCAGGAAAACGTGTTGCCATCATTGATGATGTAATTAGTACCGGTAAGTCGTTGCAGGCTATTGAGGATTTGGTCATTCAAGCTGGCGGCATTGTGGTAGCTAGAGCGGCAATTCTTGCTGAGGGAGAGGCAGCCGAGCGGAGTGATATTGTATTTTTACAAGAGCTTCCGTTGTTTTCTCATGAAATAGAGTAG
- the hmpA gene encoding NO-inducible flavohemoprotein, whose translation MLSEKTIQTIKSTVPVLEKHGVDITKRFYQLLFTKHPELLNIFNHANQKQGRQQTALANAVYAAAQYIDKLETIIPVVKQIGHKHRSLGVKAEHYPIVGENLLAAIKDVLGDLATDEILQAWAEAYGVIADAFIGVEAEFYKQAEQQQGGWEGFRAFKLDRKVKESDVITSFYLVPQDEKAIAGFEPGQYISVKVDIPGEKNIHIRQYSLSDAPGKSYYRISVKREDGNQDQPPGKVSVYLHEQVNPGDLLLLSAPAGDFVLDQKDARPVVLISGGVGLTPLVSMLNTLVETNPNRQVTFIHAAQSGQVHAMKEHVEELARQHSQLSVHWCYDKPTDYDRATNAFHKEGYVDISTLEHMVPSKDASFYFCGPTPFMKAVNHTLKEYGIAEADIHFEFFGPADSL comes from the coding sequence ATGCTAAGTGAAAAGACTATTCAAACCATTAAATCTACGGTACCCGTATTAGAAAAACATGGAGTCGATATTACAAAACGTTTTTATCAATTATTGTTTACAAAACATCCAGAGCTATTAAATATTTTTAATCATGCTAATCAGAAGCAAGGGAGACAACAGACGGCATTAGCCAATGCAGTGTATGCTGCCGCCCAATATATAGACAAATTAGAAACGATTATTCCTGTTGTAAAGCAGATTGGTCATAAGCATCGTAGTCTTGGAGTTAAGGCAGAGCACTACCCGATTGTTGGAGAAAATCTGCTTGCTGCGATTAAGGATGTACTTGGAGATCTGGCGACAGACGAGATTTTGCAGGCATGGGCAGAGGCCTATGGTGTAATTGCAGATGCCTTTATTGGTGTAGAAGCTGAGTTTTATAAGCAAGCTGAACAACAGCAGGGTGGTTGGGAAGGTTTTAGAGCATTTAAGTTGGACAGAAAGGTAAAAGAGAGTGATGTTATTACCTCCTTTTATCTTGTTCCGCAGGATGAAAAAGCTATCGCTGGATTTGAACCAGGCCAATACATTAGTGTGAAAGTGGACATTCCTGGTGAAAAAAATATCCATATTCGTCAATATAGCTTATCTGATGCGCCAGGCAAGTCTTACTATCGCATCTCTGTTAAACGAGAGGATGGCAATCAGGATCAGCCTCCAGGTAAGGTATCTGTCTATCTACATGAACAGGTTAACCCAGGAGATCTTTTATTGCTTTCGGCACCAGCAGGGGATTTTGTTTTGGATCAAAAAGATGCTCGTCCTGTCGTCCTGATCAGCGGTGGGGTTGGATTAACACCTTTAGTTAGTATGCTTAACACACTTGTAGAGACGAATCCGAACCGCCAAGTAACCTTCATTCATGCGGCTCAAAGTGGGCAGGTGCACGCGATGAAAGAGCATGTAGAAGAGCTAGCTCGCCAGCACTCACAACTATCTGTTCATTGGTGTTATGACAAACCAACTGACTATGACAGAGCAACAAACGCTTTTCATAAAGAAGGCTATGTAGATATCTCTACATTAGAGCACATGGTTCCATCTAAAGATGCCAGCTTCTATTTCTGTGGTCCGACTCCCTTCATGAAGGCGGTGAACCATACCCTGAAGGAATACGGAATTGCGGAAGCAGACATTCATTTTGAGTTTTTTGGCCCTGCTGATAGCCTGTAG
- a CDS encoding guanine permease has protein sequence MEWKDIIAALSVVLNGLPQGLLALSLGFASVPTALAFLIGAIGNTITGSVAVVSYQVETIALAGTLGKTMRDRLSMIFVGGAIMATIGLFGFLEKIVSFIGPVITSGMMAGVGIMLARVSWDMARNNMPVGIVSMSTGLLTYFVTRDLVYTVTISVLISSLISLLLKQGNTIKPLENDRFAFQKPRFSAGILRGAMAMVCLNIGANIAFGQINGEIAKTDVNIDTLSVISSVADMVSALFGGAPVEAIISATAGAPHPVASGVLMMVVMAGILLAGLLPKIGRYIPSESISGFLFVLGAIVTVPTNAISALTGGEASSSLIGGITMVVTSISDPFFGMLAGLLMRALISLFGM, from the coding sequence ATGGAATGGAAAGATATTATCGCGGCACTTAGCGTCGTACTCAACGGATTACCGCAGGGTCTACTAGCACTATCTCTGGGTTTTGCTTCCGTACCTACAGCTTTGGCGTTCTTAATTGGTGCGATTGGAAACACCATTACTGGCTCTGTAGCGGTTGTATCTTATCAGGTCGAGACGATTGCATTAGCTGGAACTTTGGGAAAAACGATGAGGGATAGGTTATCTATGATTTTTGTTGGCGGAGCAATTATGGCCACGATCGGTCTATTCGGCTTCTTAGAGAAAATCGTAAGCTTCATCGGACCTGTCATTACAAGTGGAATGATGGCTGGCGTTGGTATCATGCTAGCGCGTGTTTCTTGGGATATGGCTCGCAATAATATGCCTGTTGGAATCGTTTCGATGAGTACAGGGTTACTCACCTATTTTGTAACAAGAGATCTGGTCTATACCGTTACGATTTCCGTTCTTATTTCTAGTCTCATTTCACTGCTTCTTAAACAGGGTAATACCATCAAACCGCTGGAAAATGACCGCTTTGCTTTTCAAAAACCAAGGTTTTCAGCAGGTATTTTACGAGGCGCTATGGCGATGGTTTGTCTCAATATTGGCGCAAATATTGCTTTTGGCCAAATTAATGGTGAAATTGCCAAGACGGATGTGAACATTGACACGCTTAGCGTAATTAGCAGTGTAGCGGACATGGTATCTGCTCTATTTGGCGGGGCTCCTGTCGAAGCGATCATTTCTGCTACAGCAGGCGCTCCACATCCTGTTGCCTCAGGTGTCCTGATGATGGTAGTAATGGCGGGAATTCTTCTAGCTGGCTTGTTGCCCAAAATCGGTCGTTATATTCCTAGTGAATCTATCTCTGGATTTCTGTTTGTGTTAGGTGCAATTGTAACTGTACCCACCAACGCTATATCTGCATTGACTGGCGGCGAGGCTTCCTCTAGCCTAATTGGTGGTATAACCATGGTGGTTACCTCGATTTCTGATCCATTCTTTGGGATGCTAGCAGGCTTATTAATGAGAGCATTAATCAGCTTATTTGGGATGTAG
- a CDS encoding aldo/keto reductase produces MAKNLQDTTALHNGIKMPWFGIGVFKVEEGSELVAAVKSAIKHGYRSIDTAAIYGNETSVGQAIHEGIQEANISREDLFVTSKVWNADLGYEATLAAFETSLNKLGLEYLDLYLIHWPVKGKYKEAWRALEKLYKDGRVKAIGVSNFQIHHLEDLMGEAEIKPMINQVEFHPYLTQKELITFCRTHDIQMEAWSPLMQGQLLDNPVLQEIADKHGKTVAQVILRWDLQHGVVTIPKSTKEHRIVENASVFDFELTQEEMDRIDALNQNHRVGPDPDNFDF; encoded by the coding sequence ATGGCAAAAAATTTACAAGATACAACAGCACTACACAACGGTATTAAAATGCCTTGGTTTGGAATTGGCGTATTTAAAGTAGAAGAAGGCTCTGAACTAGTAGCAGCCGTCAAATCAGCTATTAAGCATGGTTACCGCAGTATTGATACGGCTGCTATATATGGAAATGAAACAAGTGTGGGACAGGCGATCCACGAAGGCATTCAAGAAGCAAACATCTCCAGAGAAGACCTCTTTGTGACCTCAAAGGTTTGGAATGCCGATCTGGGATACGAAGCCACCCTGGCTGCCTTCGAAACAAGTCTAAATAAACTCGGCTTAGAATACCTCGATTTGTATCTCATTCATTGGCCTGTGAAAGGTAAATATAAGGAAGCTTGGCGAGCGTTAGAGAAGCTCTATAAAGATGGACGTGTAAAAGCAATCGGGGTCAGTAATTTTCAAATCCATCATCTTGAAGACCTGATGGGGGAAGCTGAAATAAAACCCATGATAAACCAAGTGGAATTTCATCCATATCTGACGCAAAAGGAATTGATTACCTTCTGCCGGACGCATGATATTCAAATGGAAGCATGGTCCCCATTAATGCAGGGCCAATTGTTAGATAACCCGGTATTACAAGAAATTGCTGATAAGCACGGTAAAACAGTTGCTCAGGTCATCCTTCGTTGGGACCTCCAGCATGGTGTTGTCACCATTCCGAAGTCCACTAAAGAGCATCGAATTGTTGAAAATGCATCCGTGTTTGATTTCGAGTTAACACAAGAAGAGATGGATCGCATTGATGCTTTGAATCAAAATCATCGAGTCGGTCCCGATCCGGACAACTTTGATTTTTAA
- a CDS encoding winged helix-turn-helix transcriptional regulator: MKKKYNITVEATLEVIGGKWKCVILCHLTHGKKRTSELKRVMPGITQKMLTQQLRELEQDGIVNRIIYNQVPPKVEYELSEYGWSLKPILDSLCVWGEKHIIKEYGDKFAVLEDNILNQKDKEM; encoded by the coding sequence ATTAAGAAAAAATATAATATCACTGTCGAAGCTACCTTAGAGGTTATAGGTGGAAAATGGAAATGTGTAATTCTTTGTCATTTAACACATGGGAAAAAACGCACAAGCGAATTAAAACGGGTTATGCCTGGCATTACACAAAAAATGTTAACGCAACAGCTTAGAGAATTAGAGCAGGATGGTATTGTAAATCGAATTATTTATAATCAGGTTCCTCCAAAGGTGGAGTATGAACTAAGTGAGTACGGGTGGAGCTTAAAGCCGATATTAGATTCCTTATGTGTGTGGGGAGAGAAGCATATTATCAAGGAATATGGAGATAAGTTCGCTGTGCTGGAGGATAACATTTTAAATCAAAAGGATAAAGAAATGTAA